Part of the Thunnus maccoyii chromosome 17, fThuMac1.1, whole genome shotgun sequence genome, GAGTTGTTCCATCTTGCTGTCACTGAGCAGGCAATGGTGGTGTGCAGACAGAACAAAGTGCTCCCCACTGATGTACTCAAAGAGGAACAAataacaaacatacacaaattTTTCATGCAAATGATCTGATATCCTGCACAAATGTTATGGTACATCatggttattttgttttatctatctatctcttcATTTGCCCATATTCTATGTCccacagaggaaacagatcACCTTTTCACCCCAGCACttctgtataaataaatgttacatttataaaaCCTGAGCACCAGTTTTGTACTGTGGCAGTTAAGACTCCACATATTTGGATGACAGATTTGTCAAACTTGATGTCATAGTAAAAGCATTTTTCACACAGTAATCCCTCTATCATATTTATAAcagtaatatatataataatataagacaaatgtatttttatatatatcctTCTTCCtatgttttttttgctaaaagTTCAACTTGATAATGATAATTAGCAAGTATTCTGATAAAACCTTgcattttttgacaaaataatctcaccaTGAGGTTCATTTCTGGAACTTTTGATCATAGCACAGTTAGCACAgttgtaaattgtaaatgttcaaatttccaaGGATATGTCATTCATGTTGGAGATTCAAAGTTCATTCTCGACCTCGGAAACAACAGCTGACACAATAAAGACTTTTTGTGACTTTTGAGAAGCTCTGAACATGCTCTTTAAATTTGATCATCTCCAATCCCATGAAAACTCGGCAAACTCCATCtactgatgaagatcatgtgatctCCAGAAAGAATTATTATCTAAGCtttcattagtgtgtgtgtgtgtgtgtgtgtgtgtgtgtgtgtgtgtgtgtgtgtgtgtgttagagcaTCTAATCAAGGAGGAGTTCTTGCACTGAATGAAAGGCAGCAGCACTGAGCAGAGAGGTTAAAATACAGGTTCCTCAGATCTGCAGGActtgaactgtgtgtgtgtgtgtgtgtgtgtgtgtgtgtgtgtgtgtgtgtgtgtgtgtgtgtgtgtgtgtgtgtgtgtgggtgggtgggtgtgtgtatgaatgtgaatgtgtgtgtgtgtatgcgcacTTCAAACGCCACCTGTCCTAAATCTAAACTTACACTTTAGACCGCGAAAGCACCGGATAAACACGAACTCAAAGgcaacattttctctctgtaaaTAGCGTCACatctaaattaatttatttttagttgAAGGCATCGCTGTCCTGTACTGTGCGTTTTTTCTccacataataaaaatatttgcgGAATccgagagaaaaaaaaatctctccaCGTGGCTccacttttaaaatgtcatcagaTGCTTCATTCATGCACCTTCACAGGCTCCCCCCTCTGTCTGGTTGGTCATCACTGTGTTTATTCTGCATCAGAGTGGGATGTAGATCCCGCACACAGCTTCTCCttgcgattttttttttttgtttttttttttttgagcccAGGAAATGATGGAGTCCAGTCTGCTGGAAGTCGTTTGGATGGAGTGTCTTTTTTATTAATGAGAAGGAGAGCGTATTCTGGAGGTTGTTGGGgtgttttgtgaatgtttgcAGGTAGGAATGTCTTTTGACTTTGTATATTGTAGATATATTTGCCAAATGACACTTTATTATCAGTTTATGCACGGAATGACTATGCTTTTAAAATAAGATCACCCATTCTTCCCTCTTAATCTATATCTATAAAATCTACGTTTTCTCaatgtattctttttttaaccAATGCTGTATCTTAATTATCAGGAGTTGCAGACTTGGCTGATTTATTTTACATGGTGTAAGATCCTTTATATAGGCTAACAGAAAAATATCAGTCTCATAGTTATCTGACACGctattttcttgtttgtgttttaaaaaaatgacatataaaCGATAACTTTACTTGCATTTGAACTATTTATTCAATCTCAGACACCTCAAgtcaattttaaatgtatatatctAAGGGATAACTCAACGCTGCTCAGTGATTGTTTAGAAATTGGGCTTTTGCGCCCTCTGCTGGCCAGATAATCTATGGAAGCAACTTGAAAACTACTAATGGGAGTTCAGAGATCATGCACAGGGTTTCTCTCTCGTCATTTCTTGCCAGTCTTAATTGCCATTTCATTTCCACTTCACTATTTTAACCACTGataatttctctctgtgtcttttatCTTATCAGTGGGATGGGCCTCAAACATCTCCTGTGTTTGCTGCTCTGTGCGGCTGCCCTGACAGTTTCAGGAGTTTTTGGTGAAGATGAGAGTGACGAGGCGTTCAGGTGGAGCAGTCAGAGCCTCCCGATGCTGCTGGACACAAACACCGAGCTTTTAAGCAAACCTTTGTTCAGAGggcaggaggaggatgaggtgAGAGGGGGGAAGAAGACACTCTGTGGGATAGAGTGTCAAAGCGGCCTACCGCCTATAGACCAGGCTGAGCAAGAGAGGATTCTGGGATATGAGACCATGTATGAGAATGGCACACGCACACGTACAGAAATCACTTTGCTTGGCTTTAACAAGACATCTACGACTATGACTGCCCACGCTCAGTCACGTTCTCGCAGGAAACGGCAAATTTACGGAGCAGATGGCCGCTTTGTGATCTCCGACTCGCACTTCGTTGCCAACTACCCTTTCTCCACTGCAGTCCGCATCTCCACAGGCTGCTCTGGAATTCTAGTTTCCCCAAAACATGTGCTAACAGCAGCTCACTGCATCCATGATGGCAAGGACTACCTGGAGAGTGCCAGAAGGATCAGAGTAGGAGTGCTGCAACTCAAGTCCAAAGGAAGAAGATTGGGTAGAAGGAGAGGATTCCGGAAGAGGGTtgggaggaaaggagagggggagaCAGGTGCGGAGCAGAATAGTATAGATGGAGTTGTAGTGAGAGGGAGAATGAGAGGCAGGaagcacagaggaagaaaagaggacaATCAATTGGCAGGtgatgatgaaaacacaaatgagtTAGAAAGAGGTAGAGGGAAGCGAAAAAAGGCCGGTCTCAACCGCACACGACGCAGTGCTGAACCCAAGAAGCAGACTGTCTTTCGTTGGTCATCAGTCAAACAAACCCACATCCCTCAAGGATGGATCCTCCCCACAAGCTCCACCAACTCTGTGGCCACCAACTCTGTGGCCACCGACTACGATTATGCTCTTCTGGAGCTGAGACGACCTGTCAATAAAAAGCACATGGAACTCGGAGTGGCACCCTCTTCAACCTCCCTGGCCCGTATCCACCTCTCAGGCTATGACGCTGACAAAAGCCTTCTGGACGGGCGCGGAGACGAGAAGGTGGTCTACCGCTTTTGCTCAGTGGCAAAGGAGTCTGACGATTTGATGTACCAGCACTGTGACGCGCAGCCGGGCGCTACAGGCGCAGGTGTTTACGTTCGACTGAGACAGAAAGCGGGAGATGCAGGCAGGAAAGGGAAGTGGCAGCGGAGGGTGATCGGGGTGTACTCAGGCCATCAGTGGGTGGACGTGGAGGGGGGCGAGCAGAGGGACTTTAATGTTGCAGTGAGGATCACTCCTCCCAAATATGCGCAGATCTGCCACTGGATCCATGGAGATCCCAAGCGTTGTAAAGAGGTTTGAACTACAGAGCAACACatatacaaaagaaaatgatctgttgTCTCTTAGGAGGCTCAAAGATCAGAGCAGATATGTGTAAAACTTCTAAGAAACAGTCTTAAGTAtcataaattttgatttatgagTCAAAAAATTCTTGGTGCAAGTAGGACTTACAGTAGACGCTTTGTATAAAGAAGCTGAAAGTAACTTTTAGTAAAGTAATTGTGAAAAGTGTAATTCCCACAGTAAGTGTAGACTGCAGTGACTCTTGAGGACTACAATTGTAATGCCCTTCCTCTAGCACTGAAACAGCCAATAGCACGCCTCCAAAGGTGACATGTCATCATATTAGTCATCACAGCTTCATTGCCATCCTTAAGActacacatcattcattcaatcTAACACTTTATACACTTCAGTATTTTGCAGCATACAAGACAAAAGCTTATAGAAGACGTTCAGTTATGACTATTTGGGACATTATTCATAAGAATCTTATATGAGTTCAAGAATGATATAGTAAACATTTTCAGTGATGCTCATCTATGGAGGTCATATAAAAAAGTTTGtatattatttaaatacatgtttaattGACCTAGAAATAAAGCATTTCCTTCATAAGTTTATTGGCATGTTTATGTATTCAGGAACAGtttaatttgttatttctgtgttttgctaTTCATTGTCTTGGTATTCACTCCTTGTACTCACAGCTTAGCTAATATAGTAATTATTGCacttttttgtgattaatttacagtaaatgggGGTAATATGAACATTAGGAAGAATCAGACTAATAAGTGAACATTTGATTGTATTCATGCTGGATCCATCATGTCATGAACTTTTTCATGTAATATAAGAGTGTGAGAATTAGGACAGGTGTATCTTTCGTTAATTTATCATCATACATTTCCAGAATATGGTAAATTTGTAGCCTCTGCATCTGCAGCTCTGGAATAATTGGACAACAGAGATCAAGACTTTTTATTCTTAATTGTAAGAATTacagcaacatttttgaatttcaagattcagtatttattttactttgtttatttagtataaataaagtatttaagACCAACATTTTATCCTGAGCAGCTTTATACATACCGGCTCAGGAATGCTGATCTGAACCAGtctattttgtcatttactgTTTGATTTAGAGACTGTAGGAAACCACAGGAAGCTCTAATTACATGTAAAAGATGCAAATCCATTGTCACCTCTTCTAGATACCACAGTGGTTTGTATGTCTCTGAAACACTTAAGTTATATGCATCTGTAAGTGTAATAATTAtctaaaggaaaaacaaaaccctTCTCACGTAAACACCTTGCTGTGTAGTGTAGCCTGTTAGTCCTCATTTCACTTCATATTTAAAGGGAATAATGTGTCCAAACaacatatgtatgtgttttctgatgtttgaaaactgttaaaatacaAATCTGATAATGTCTGAGTAACAGTACCTTGTTTTGTGACTTTTGTGCGTTATTAGGAGTGTCTGTgccacaaacacatttactctCAAAATATACAATTCATGCTGatagcaaataaaaatgaaattgaacAGTCTGACAAAAGCAGGACAGAGATAAGTGATGAGCCGTGAGGGTAGTTTGTAtcagtgtatttgtattttatt contains:
- the LOC121882471 gene encoding serine protease 23-like translates to MGLKHLLCLLLCAAALTVSGVFGEDESDEAFRWSSQSLPMLLDTNTELLSKPLFRGQEEDEVRGGKKTLCGIECQSGLPPIDQAEQERILGYETMYENGTRTRTEITLLGFNKTSTTMTAHAQSRSRRKRQIYGADGRFVISDSHFVANYPFSTAVRISTGCSGILVSPKHVLTAAHCIHDGKDYLESARRIRVGVLQLKSKGRRLGRRRGFRKRVGRKGEGETGAEQNSIDGVVVRGRMRGRKHRGRKEDNQLAGDDENTNELERGRGKRKKAGLNRTRRSAEPKKQTVFRWSSVKQTHIPQGWILPTSSTNSVATNSVATDYDYALLELRRPVNKKHMELGVAPSSTSLARIHLSGYDADKSLLDGRGDEKVVYRFCSVAKESDDLMYQHCDAQPGATGAGVYVRLRQKAGDAGRKGKWQRRVIGVYSGHQWVDVEGGEQRDFNVAVRITPPKYAQICHWIHGDPKRCKEV